From the genome of Toxoplasma gondii ME49 chromosome XII, whole genome shotgun sequence:
cagaaagacacaccAAAGCTAACACTCCACATGACACACGACGTGTAATGGATATAAGCATAGACAGATGCTTTTTTGTTAACCAATGTGCACCTTTTCCGCTCAAACGTTTTGTGCGCTCGCATCGGGGGATGCACACTTGCATTCCACATCCCCCTTTGCCTCAGCTAGGAATGGAAAAGACAGCCGCAGTAGCGCAAGGCGGTGAAATGCACATCAACAAAGCTtgaaaccgagaaaaaaagaagattCGTTCCGGAAATTTCACACTTCCGCTTGTTATGGACGGTCAAAGAGAAACCATCCGCGACACGTATGTCCGATCGCGATTGAGTTACGCTGAAAGGCTTTTCATTTTCATGCTGTCAGGACCATCACTAGGCTGGGTTCAAAAGTGTCGTCTGGGAATGGTTTCTTATGCCGGCGTCAGAATGTCAACGTTTTATTTGTCTTTCGGCTCTTCGCGTCCGTACTAtctcgtgcatgcaaaaaaatAGTCGTCCAGATACAGGGGACGAGACaactgcgtgcatgcatgtgggTAGACTAGTGTGGCTAGTAACTAGAGAATTCTGTATCGGTTTATTCGTTTCCACACTAATTTCCCTGCAATCACCATCCCTGAGTTACGCTAGCACTACTTCAGGGCTCCAGTTTTCGTGAGTACCTTCTCTGGTCAGGAGCTTTGTTCATTCCGGTATTTAACGTACCCTAATACAGGATCTGAGTTTGCCCCATTGTGGCATGGCAGGAGTGGGTCTCAGAGGCACTGGTGTATCGTCCCCTGAATCAAGAAATTTGGATTGCCCTCTTTAATTTTTTTTGGCTCAAGACTGTTGCTTAACCTacaaagaaggagaagcaaacgCAGTTTCGTGCTTTGTGCTAGTAGATCGTATAGGGAGACTGAACTGCAAATACTCCGGGAACGTCCTTGGAACCGCAATGAAAAAAACGTCTTTCTGTCGGGGACCTGCTACGAGCACTGAAGATTTAGAACACGGAGGGACAGCTGCCACAATGCAAGAAAGGAGGAGGCTAGCAAGCCAAGAAATCGGCCTCAATCGTGAAAACAGTGGGAACTCGCTCAGGGTCAAAGATAGGCGGATTGCTACGGTTTTAGAGTTGAAAAGAAAatgcgtctctgcagccAGGATAAAGCTTGGATCCGGCAATCATCACACCaacacgagaagaagaggagttTCCACCGCAGAAAAAGGCCCGAGGACGGGCCGGTACCATGCCACTCCACACACAAACCCAACGGATACGAGTCCCTCACTTCATACGACGTGACAAGAAGCCAAAGAGAAATATGCCGAGATCTTCAAGAGACAAAGCATCAAGTTCCAAAGCAATACGCACACGGTTGCAGACAgccacatatatatatatatatatatatatatatatatatatacaaacgCAACATCAGGTCTTCGAACGCATAGATAGAAAACATGACGTTTCCAAACACATACACAAATAGATGAAGCTATCACCGGTGCATGTGTAGAGCGTTACCGGAGAATAAAGAAAATACAAAAGTACATTCATGCGACAAaccctgcatgcgcctacACATTAAAACGCTCATTTATAAAGCATAATTTGCAGGTGCTGTTCACCTCCACTTTTTGGTGAGCGACAACCTATGTTACGGATGCGAGAGCACTCTGTTTCTTGGTGGAGTTTTGCACCGGTGGAAACGTGCCTCTGCTCCTCGAAAACGAAGCACGAGACAGGTGCTGGTTCCTTTGCTGTCATTTTGGATCAGAGCTCAACTTTCCCGTCACGctgacaagaaaagaaggcacTCGCCGGTCTCGTTTCGGGCATCGAATGATTAGTAATCCATGCTATCCGTGGGCGGAGGGAAGCCATATTCCTCTTCATATTCTGACCTCCACGCATGCGGGGACGGAGGAACGGGTGGTCGAGGTTTGTGAACGAAACGGTCGTACTCTCTGAATACACTCGGGTTCTGTGCGCTTTCCAGATTTGTTGCAGGTTCGCCATTGACGAAATTCTTGAGTTCCTTTTCCATTagttttccgtttttcgtctTGGGGATTTCGTCAACCATGAAAATGTGTTTCGGGATATGGAAGGGGGTCAGAGACTCTCGGAtcatcttcttcagctcTGCGACGAAGGGTGGGGTGTACCGGTGTGTGCCTCTGCACATGCAAACAGGACGGCAGACGCACGAGAAATGTTTCAGAGATATTGGACGATTTCATCCGGCGGAACGAACCTAGTGTAGCGCAAGGGTTGCAACGGTAGAGTATGGTTGTAGGCACGAACCGGTAAAGGAAAGCATGTGTAGAAGAGATGTTCAAGCGCTATGAGTAACTGTCCGCAGAACCAGAAAGTGAAGGACTCGAGTTGTCCTGGACTCTTCATTCAATCGAACCCACAACGTTGTAAGCGTTGTCTACATAGAGGATATGCCACGAAGCCACGCCCCCATCAAGTAATCATACTTCTCTACTGTTAGATGCGCATGGCGTGTCGATTTTGCAGCACAGTTGATGTACGAGTCAAATCGCGACTGAAGGAGTTTTGTTACTTGACCGTCTGAAAGGATAGTGTACGGTTATGCAGGGCAGTGCTGGGAAGCATCCGATACCGGTAATTCTGCAGTCCTCCCAAATAAACTGCAGTAATTGCGAGGTGTGTCCACAGTCACGGATGAAAAACATTCAAAAGAtctttccacttttttgGACCTACGTAAGAGTAATGAAGAGGATCACGTGCTCCACATCGTTATGCATCCGCCCAACGGCAATGCATTCCTTAACGCCTTGATGTCCCAGGACCTGTGAACAGACAAATAGACGCCGGAACAGTTGAGTGTCCTTCACCCACAACCTGTGCACCCCCAAGACGCGGACCAAGCTCTGGCATGGCAGCGGCAAACTCCCACATGCAAAAACACGTGTCGGACGGCCGGTAGGGTGCTACGTCTCATTTGTGTTTGAGACGAAACAGACCTTTTCCAGTACGAATTCGTAAACAAATAGAAAAAGTGGCTGCTTGCTTTAACATCCCGTGGCAACAGTCAGCATCTCGTGTTCATTTGCATCCGAGGACAACGAAAAAGTCtatttctgttctcttggAGACACGTGACACAGACCAACAGTCCCCCTTGCctttcttttgtcttctttctccctcgttccgCCTGCTCATTCTGCCTACCATTTTTGCCCCACTTTCTCTTTACGACATTCTTTACAACCTGAAACGACTGCAAGCACCGGACTGTCACGtcggcttcttttctgtttctttttccaacctcgtttctttgttcgtcctgttcttcgcctctcctcatGTTTTCGCTGGATAGCATCACCGATACTGTCAGATTGACTGTTGCCACAACTTCAGAAAGAGTGGTTTGCTTTTGTGAAGTCGCACAACGATGCTTCCTGGCCTTTATCTCTCGTTTGAACCCCTTtatctctgtttccctcgactgtctctctttggcCTTACCACCTGGTAAATTTCTGAGCTGCTGACTCTCACGCCGCTCGGATTTAACGTTGCATCGCTCCGCCCAGTAATCACGAATCCTTTTATTGGAGGCGCAAAAGAAATACAGTTGTCGCCTTGGAGCCACAatcctcctctcgccttgtCGAAATACGTCTCTCTGGACAGGTGCACCAGCAAGAACTAAATACGACACTAACATTTACAGCAGTTGAACGCgaaggagcaggaagaacgACTGGACACGGACGtaaggaagagaggaaggcgttTGTTAATCAGATGTACACGGTATTGAGACTTGAAGCTCGTGGCACTAAGAGACATTAACGTTCGCCCCCGAAAGGACTGAAAAGCATGCGAACAATCGCGCACAGAAGATTCAGAGACGCTGTGCGATCCAAGATAGTCAACGGGAGAGCCAGTGTTTACAGCAAAGATAAGCTGCTTCAGGACGGGAGATGTGTGTGCCTCACAAATATTTTGCGCAGTTTTCGTCGTCCCAGAGCTGTATGGGCTGGCTAACGAACGGCTGAAGGCATGCCAGCTCGCCTGTACGGCCCACGATGGTATCCCCAAACGAATTGACAACAGCGACGTCCATCCCTGAAAAGACGACAAACAAAACTCACCGATTCCGGTGCCGGGAATAAAGCTGGAGAACACTATCTTCGTTAGAAAACGCGCTTTTGGCACAAGGGGAGGCTCACTCGAATAAAAGAACCAAACTCAAGCTTCACGTAGTTGTTCACTGGCCTTCCGACATGTTTCACAAATAACCGTTTCTTCCCGATGCAGGACAAATATCAAACAAGGAAAAGACACGACTCGGAAATCCCACGATCTGTTTCTGATACCGGCGCAGCCGATGATCCAGCCAGCCCACCTCATAGCTTCCAAGAGTGCAATTGAGCGGAATTTACACACCACTGGCATGTACATATTTATGTAAGCTGGCATTAACATGCACATGTTCGTACGTGAACAGGCTTGTAAGAATGTATATCTCACCGAGGCCTTCAGCTTGAAGAAGTCCTTCTCGGACGTCACCCGTTGGATTTCCAGTCAGGAAACAAGAGCATATGTCAGAGCCACCAGACATAGACACGAGGTGGAGATCTTTCTTAATGCTTGATGCAGCGTAGCGAAACCTGCAAAATGAATATTAGCAGCAAGCGAGTATGAAGGATAAAGACAAAAGCAAAAGGCAGGACATCCTGTTGCCCGGTAGGAAGAAAATCAGCATATACGCGTTGGGTTTTGAGAGACGGGAGCTGGAGCTGACAGAAAAACAGTAAAGGAACTACCAGATTCTGTAGACGTACGTGTGAGGGTACAACGGCGACCCTGTCGAACATAGCGTCCGCAGACGGTTCATAGCAAACGTAGCTTTGGGGACGATATCCATTTTTTCCAAGTCCTGGAGATACTTAGCACTCGTCCCGAAAAGCGTTCCACCTGACAAGATCAATGCAGAAAGTAAACTACAGACAAACTCACGTGCGCTTTACCTGTTTCACGGGAGtaaggagacacagagaggctaCCAAATGAATAGCCCGGTATGGAAGAAGACTATATGCTCCTGCACAAGTACTCTGACGCTTCCAACGCCTGACGTTGTGTTCACCTAGATGCGCAAATTCAGCGCGTATGTCTATCTGCAAAAGCAGAAAGCGCCGGTTGCGGACAAACGTACCGTGTTGGTCGAAAAACCTCCATAAGACGAGGGGATCTGGATACATTGCATGGCCTTCGTACAAAAGAAGACTGGCACCGGAAGCGAGTCCCGCGACAAGCCAGTTCCACATCATCCAGGACGCTGCAAAATAGGCATAACGACACGTGTCCGAGCCGAGAAACTACTCGGAGATACAATGATGCACTTGACCTATCTCGATATTCTTGAGACGCTCTTGCTGATTCGGTTTGCAGACTCAGGCAACAACACGTAGAAATGCATAAAGACATAACTATATATGTGACGACTGAGGGCACGTATTTGGATATGACAGGAAATATATGCACATGAATCACTTCTCGACCTACACATACTCTAAAGCGTGTCCTTTCACTTTGCCCGGCTCAATGTATATCCCTCAAGATAATCCATTTCCGTACATGTGCACTTACAGATGAGTATAGGTAGGAAATGTTGAAAGGTGTTGTGTacacagaaaaggaacgTGACGATTGCGTCACCAGCACTGCCAGATTGACGAGTTTTTCGTACCTGTGGAATAATACAGCATTGAGTCTCCTGGTCGAACGTTTAGGTCTGAAGGCATAAGAAGAAGCTCAACGCAGAAGACCCGTAAGTGTTGTCGGGTCAGAAGGACTTTTCTGCTGATCAGTCGTTGAACTCATTTTCTGAGACCGAACCGGCGCACCAAGATCGGATTGCACAGACGTTCAGGCCAGTGCAAGTCCGGCTCAAGAAATAGCAGATTTTTGCGTTAACATGCAGGGGTTTCCGTTTGTGCCTGCACGCCTCAAACACAAGCTTAATGCGAGGGCAATGCGTACTTTCGGACATCCAGTCACTACTTGATACTTCTCATGAAGCGGTAGAAAAACAGTGCCAGTTGTAAGCTATTGTAAACAGCCATGTTTGGCATAATCCATCCTTCTTCGATTCAAAGCGGGCCTAACAGTACGCTTGCTATACAGTGGCTGCCGTATCTTCAGACTGTATCTGCACACCAATCCGTGCAGATCTGAGCAAGAGTACGCAGGCTCCAAGGCAAGTAAAGAATCTGCAGTCGCTCCACATCCACCGCCAGTTTGAGATTATTTGCTCAAACTGGGTGAACAATGACTACTGCAGATGCACACGCAGGCGTTTAGAAAGAACCAGGCGGAAGATCCCTTCCGCGCATGGTGACAGTTGTTTCACTTACGTAGTTGATGCTCCTTCACTAGCTGCAGCAGTAACCCTTGGCGGTGTATAAGGCGTTTTGGTGGCCCTGTACGAACAAAACAAAAACGAAACAACAGGAGCCATGTTGCTGGCGGCAGCTTTTGAGGATTGTCATCATTGACTCGTAGGTTTTGTAGAGCAGGGGGAAGACGTAGTGTGCTGTGAAGATGGAAGTGATTCGTCTTTTCGGATCTGAGCAGTAAATGTCTTTTGCGGAAAGTGGTCAGCCGCGAGGGAATACTTGTTCTGCCACTCACCTGTCGTGCCGCTGGAAAACAGAATGAACAGAGGGTCATTAAAGGACAAGGCCGGAAACGCGAGCTCCGTTGCAGCCGACCTACACAGCAAGCGAGGGCATCGAGAGTTTGGTTGCCAGTGTTCCAGTCACTGTTCCACGTTGTATGGTAACACGAAATCATGGTGTTGGGCATAATAGAACACGACTAGGTTAAATGGGTAATAATGTTCCGTTAGTAGCTTCTAAACAATCTCAATATTCGCGGAGGGGTACAGAAATTACTCGAATACAGAAAAGTACCCTGCAGAGCCAACAGTGGCCGAAGGAACGTACGTGTTCATGATGTCAGAATATTTGGCCTGAAAAACACCAGGAGCTCGGGAAATGTTATCCTCATAAAACGTTTGTTCCACTGCTCCATCCAAGGGAAGAGTAAGGAGAGTCTTGACGCTTGCCAATCGTCGACACAGGTCCTCTGCCTGAACGCTCAACAAACAAACATCTCAAAGCAATGTCATAGACACAACTGCCCAGACAATAGCCTTTTGAGTTGAAGAACGTAGGATAAAAACTCTTGTGCTTTGTTCGTCCCGGGTTCAGTTCGACAAAAAGGCGCTCTTTTTCGTGCACGTATGTAGACAGGAGGACACAGTGTATCAGGATGATTGTGGGTGTGCACAAGTACCTCTAAGTGGCCGCAGAGGTGACTTGAGGAAACAAACCTCTCCCGATCATCATCTTACTTTTCGAATACATGAGGTGGTTCTGCCCTTCAACTGGTAGACATCAGAGGTGACCAAAACTCTCGGAGAGAGGTCGCCAAATCTACTATGTAGAACAGGAAGGGTGAAGTCCGGCGAACAAGACGACCAGATGCCTGCAGGGGCGAGGGAGGGTAAATCACGGTACAGCGGAAAAGTACAGCACAAATGCCGCATCTCTAAGTGAGTATGTACATCTTGAAATCACGATTGACTACGAGTTTGTTACTCATTTCGTCCACTGCCTCTATAAGTCAAGAAATAGTCCGGATAACCAGATgccgtatatatatatatatgtatatatatatcaacaCCTTTCGGGTTTTGTTTTTTACATATTCGATCCTTCCATACGACAGATATACCTATAGAAGCGGCCGTCGCCGAAGGCTTTTGCATAGGCGCGTTGACAACAAAGGCCCTCTCCAAGCATGGAAACCAGCCAGCAACGTGCCACGTCACATTCACATTGCCCTTAGGCTCTTTTGGTGATTTTTGGATGTAGGATAGCCCCTGCTACAGCCACCACCATAAGCGATCTCACCTCCTAATCCAGTAACAGCGAGCATTGTAACAACTGTTTCTGGAGTGTTGCAAACCACAGCCGCCACTCGATCGCCCTCTGCAAATACAAGCAAACGTGACAGTACACAACTGATACGGACGTCACGTGCATACTGAGTGCAGTCGAAAGAAATTCGGATAAAGCTTCTCAAACGTTCTTAACTTGGGGTTCAGAGCACATGCGACAAATAACCAAGTCGTATCTGAAGCTGTGCTGTACAAAGTAGAATGTGTGTATCAGTACGTATTAAACTTGCGTGAACCATAACTTtttataatatatatatgcgtagaGACAATATTGATATCATATGTCTTTGCGTTTGTTGAAACGAATATGTCTATTCATAGACGTCGTTACATACGTTATCACATCAAGGTGTGCACGTGTGAGTATGGGAGTATTGAAGGTGTGGGTGGCTTGGCTTACTCTGAAGACCTGTTCGTCGGAAAAACTGCATCATTACAGCGACTTGGTGACGCAAGTCGCCAAATGTCATGGCTCTCGGGGGTGTTCCTTCGCACGAGAAGATCAAGGCAACATCTTGATCCAGCCTCCCTGCCCCTCTACATATTCACATGCAGCATCAGTAAGAGAGACAAGGTAGCACGGGGAACGTGCACATAGGTATCCCGTTGTAtgagcatgcagagaaccCAAAAGCAGGCTTAGAAGTCAAACGGATGAGTCTATGTTGTGATACAATATATGGAGTACGAATGCTAAGGACACCCTATTAGTACGTAATTCACAAACTGTGGATGCATGACTGTGGGTGTCGTGAGAAATCGAGATTCTTCGGCAATCAGTTGCAGACAGACGATTCGAGAGATGGACAAAGTCAAGTATAAGTGAATACGAATAGGTTCATTGGGTTCTGGATATGTTTCCACGAAGGGAACAAACGCATGTATGTGCAGAAATAAACATGTGGAAGAGGAACTTATCTGTATCTGAGAACGTACCGAACTACGTTTTCCGCGAAGTTTAACTTTCCTCTAGGGAAAAAAACGGTATTAACGAACGCCTGACGAGATAAACCCCTCATCGACGGAGCTCCGAAGAGGAATTGGGTTCGCGGCAGTCCTTGGGACGTGGCTTGCTGAGCGTAAAACCTATTGATGGATTGTTCACTGGATGACAGGTTGTCCCCTCGTATCTCTAAAAGAGGGTTTCCAGCATTGCTGGGCTTGTATACCCCACAGAACTCCCATACAtctctccagaaaaacggagCGTAGCGAACAGTCCAGTCATGGAAGGTGTTGTACGATGGAGGGGACGGTGGCGGAGGTGGAAGCGGCTGAGCAAAGGGTGGAGCGGACgggcagagaggcggcggtGCTATCGAATGCTTCTTCGCTACATAATCATAGAACAACGATAACCGACATGAATGCGGATCATGgaaggacgcagacgcaggGAAAACCACTGGAGGCTCTTTCTCCACAAAGTGAGGGAACTGAGGCTGATTGTGTGGCCACTGAGGCGCTCCGCCGTTTTCGGCTCCTTCCATATTTCTGTCGTCGTCAAACGTATATATACGACTACtactcgagaagaaagaagccaGTTGAAGTACAGATGCTGGTTTTGAAACTGGCTGACGAATATTACTTTCTACAATTAATGCTGTGACGGGCATTATTTTACGCCAATGGTCGACGGCAGGTAAATAGGGAAAACGGACGCCACGAGAAGCAGCCGTACTCGCacaagagaaaggagcaCTTCCTGCATTTTGCCAGCGGAAAGCAGGAAACACGAGTATATCTGTAGACGTAACGTCTCCTGATCCGAGTTTCTTGCTGCTATATAAAGGGCAGCGACTGCGGCGTGTAACCTTTCCCCCAAGGGCACACAGAACTGCAGCCGTAGCTCGGCTGCTGCCAGGGAAGCTAGGCGGAAGCCGCCAACAAGCTTCAAGCGACAAGTAGTGGACGAGGGCTGAATTAGGTGCCCGGCAACGAATAAGAGGACCGAGTAAAAAGACTTCCATGTCAGTGCATAAGATTTGTAACCTTGATTTTCGCGGTAGATCGGGAAACTTAGCAGCATTAAATCGCACGGCGCTAGACTGACAAGCTATCAGCCAGCGGCGCGCATGGGTGACCTCGTTGATAAACAAACAAAATTTACAACGAGTACTTTTCAAAACTGCGCAATCTCAGCAAAGCTCATGATCTGGCGAAAAAGTTCGATGTACAGGTGATTTTTCCATTCAACAACCGAATGACTGTACAGACAACTTGAGCAAACTGATGAGCAGTAGTGGAAGTCTCGTTAAACGCATGTCATACACGAAGCCAGAGCTCCCacgtctttctcccctcaTCCTCCCTGGTACCCTGAATTCTGTATCTCGTATTTAGCGGCCACTCACGCAGAATCTTGCCAAGGTAGCAACACAGCGCTTCCGGCTCGACCAACCGAGGAGGGGGGAGTACAAGGAAGAACCAGCGCGAAGACAGGAAAATAGATTAGAGGTCTGAAATGTGAGTCCCCGTTCGTGCAAAGCTGGCTGCAGGCGACCTTTGCACATCTCAAATCGGTTCCGGCACCATGTCATAGCTCAGCTTCGCGTGAGCTCACTCTGATCGTCCGTCGGTGCAACAGTTTGCGTGAAGAGGCAGTGAGAGTCTGGCCAAAAGCGTCCGCGTGCAGTATTGCTTATGCGCAGTCCGTCAGTTGAAGCTAGTGCATTCAGCAAGGAccatgtgtgtgtattttGGGTTAAAACACATATCTAAGACCATCAACCATGAGTTCCTATCATGAGTTTTGGTACTCGTTGGCTAGACGCTGGGCTCTGAGTCTTCAAGAAGTCTACGCGCTCGTCTCCAGAGCTCCGCCTTTAGTGCTTTCATTTCTCTGCATTCTTGCTGGTggcgccgctgctgccgccAGTTTCTGAAGAATCTTCTTGAAAGCAAATACTCATAATGCTTCGTAGCCTGAAGATGTGGCAAAACAGAAGCCGCGTCGCAGCATTAAGGCCTGCCAGGGACGCAAATCATGAAGCAATTAATTCCTTATGTACACACGGTAAGTAATGAGTTTAAAGAATAGTATGCCATAAGAGGCGAACAGGACAACAACCTGAGTCCAGTGGTTGCCACGTTCGGGTCAAACCTCCGGGATTCAGACAACCCGCCGGACGTTTCGAGATACTCACCGGTTCGTACTGGGCCTTCGCAAAAAGCACCACGTTTTCCGTGAACGCCAGAAAGGCAcgacgacagcgagaaacTCGAATTTTTTGCAAAATCTGGATTGCACGGATGCAAGGGGCGACAGAGCCGAGTGAAGCTCGTGACGAGAGGAGTCGTTTTTAATTGTGAAACGCCCTTTACGAAAACAATTACTTACTGCTGCACGCGCGCGGCAAAAGTAAAAACTGGGACAGCTGACTGCGATTACACGTCGACTTCGTGGGCATACGAATCTTCACAGTTCAACCATCCCCTGTTCATTCTGTGCGCAGTCTACGTATCTGACAGAAACCTGTTGCCAGCGACGATTGGACGCCGCTCTCCCATGACCCAGTTTACAGTTTCTGATTATAACATGGCAGATGCTCGAGCCTACGCAACGAGACACACTGCGCTCATATTTCCTCCATCCATGCTCAAAAAGTAGCACAGAGTATCATTTACTTCTCTGACGAGCAAGTATGGAATATTTACGAGAACGAAGCCTTCAGCTCCGTGTGTTGTcactgttttttcacagCGAAACTGACTCGGTCATAGATGCGTCTCGAGTAAACCAGGCCGCTACTATTGATTCTGAGAATTCCAGAGCAGCACAGTTGCCCTGCTGAATTTAACATTCATTCTGAAGCCATTACCTCCTGACTGCGTTCCCTTTCAGCCACTGTGTTCGACGCCCAATCACAAAAGGCCAGAGCCTTCAGTGCGTGTGACCTTTTGCGTATCCACTGTCGCGCAAGATCGTCTCGTGCGAGTGAAACCGCCACGTCCATGCACCGGCGCCTTACTACTGTAAGCCTACAAACAGAGGAGGCTCAGAGCCAAAGACTTTTTCAAACATGTGAAGAATCATGTTTCAGACTAAATTAGCGATAGCCGGCTTGGTAAGGGACGATGAGGGCAACTTTATTCCATTTCAGAGATGAGTATTTCGGGGCGCAATCCAGTTGGTTCTTAACATTACGCAGTCTGTCAAGCGCTAATACAGGGAAGTGCGAAGATCTACGCGCCGTACGGCTGCTGGCACAGGCCACTTTTATAGCGTTTGCAACGCTTTTCTTACCTCCAGCACTTGATTGTGCGACGGGCCAGGAACCCCGAAAGGATACTTTTTGCTTCGTTCACTGTCACACGTGTTGCCTCTTTTGCAATGCAGAGAGCCTCTAATGCAGCACCTGTCAAACGTCTTTTTCTGTAGGTGAGTGCCCGGGTACGcagttgctgctgctgtctgCGCGCCTCCGCACTAGCAGCCGCGTCTTCTTGCTGTCGTTGCTTTTCACGTTCCTGTTGCTCTTGAAGGAGgactctcttcgctttcctaAGCAAACATACTCGATCGAATTTGCACTGAATCTGGACTGAGCTTCGAAAGAAATTTATATTCGACGTGGTCCAGCTTTCTTGCACACCATAAGCGGAAGTTAAGTGGTAGTGCCTCGTCTGCTGGGCTGACCAACGCGAACCTTCCCTTCATCAAAATGGTGCGGCTATAGAAGTAGAGAACAGAGCGCCGCACTGGAGTCAAAGCGGCTCCAAATCTGTCGTACGTCTGCATAGTCACCATCATCATGACGCAACCAGTGGACGCATCTGCTGCATCACAACGAATTTTGAGGGTAGGCTCATTTCACTGGCGGTGGTCCCCTATACCGTAAATAAGATGTTCTGAACCGACATACAATCACCTGAAATCCGTCTCGACGGCGATGGATCAATTTCTCTCCGCTCAGCCGAGATGCACTCATAAAACGTATGTGCGTACTAACTTTTCCAGCTCTTTGTGCCGAGCGAGCGCCTCCGCCTTCCTACAGAGAATGGTCACACTCAAGCCTAGTTCAGCAGCAGAGCTAGTATTGCGGGAACTCGGGCAGCAGCACCTGGAGCG
Proteins encoded in this window:
- a CDS encoding AMP-binding enzyme domain-containing protein (encoded by transcript TGME49_219230), giving the protein MEGAENGGAPQWPHNQPQFPHFVEKEPPVVFPASASFHDPHSCRLSLFYDYVAKKHSIAPPPLCPSAPPFAQPLPPPPPSPPSYNTFHDWTVRYAPFFWRDVWEFCGVYKPSNAGNPLLEIRGDNLSSSEQSINRFYAQQATSQGLPRTQFLFGAPSMRGLSRQAFVNTVFFPRGKLNFAENVVRGAGRLDQDVALIFSCEGTPPRAMTFGDLRHQVAVMMQFFRRTGLQKGDRVAAVVCNTPETVVTMLAVTGLGGIWSSCSPDFTLPVLHSRFGDLSPRVLVTSDVYQLKGRTTSCIRKAEDLCRRLASVKTLLTLPLDGAVEQTFYEDNISRAPGVFQAKYSDIMNTSAATELAFPALSFNDPLFILFSSGTTGPPKRLIHRQGLLLQLVKEHQLHLNVRPGDSMLYYSTASWMMWNWLVAGLASGASLLLYEGHAMYPDPLVLWRFFDQHGGTLFGTSAKYLQDLEKMDIVPKATFAMNRLRTLCSTGSPLYPHTFRYAASSIKKDLHLVSMSGGSDICSCFLTGNPTGDVREGLLQAEGLGMDVAVVNSFGDTIVGRTGELACLQPFVSQPIQLWDDENCAKYLETYFDKARGGLWLQGDNCISFAPPIKGFVITGRSDATLNPSGVRVSSSEIYQVVLGHQGVKECIAVGRMHNDVEHVILFITLTGTHRYTPPFVAELKKMIRESLTPFHIPKHIFMVDEIPKTKNGKLMEKELKNFVNGEPATNLESAQNPSVFREYDRFVHKPRPPVPPSPHAWRSEYEEEYGFPPPTDSMDY
- a CDS encoding hypothetical protein (encoded by transcript TGME49_219222) codes for the protein MMVTMQTYDRFGAALTPVRRSVLYFYSRTILMKGRKAKRVLLQEQQEREKQRQQEDAAASAEARRQQQQLRTRALTYRKRRLTGAALEALCIAKEATRVTVNEAKSILSGFLARRTIKCWRLTVVRRRCMDVAVSLARDDLARQWIRKRSHALKALAFCDWASNTVAERERSQEVMASE